From Tripterygium wilfordii isolate XIE 37 chromosome 13, ASM1340144v1, whole genome shotgun sequence, the proteins below share one genomic window:
- the LOC120012982 gene encoding RNA-dependent RNA polymerase 1-like isoform X1, with product MGKTVQVYGFPSTVSADSVKGFLELRTGEGTVIAIKIRHSKKGGSRVYAIVQFTTTKDAEHIISLAASRLWYGNSYLKARFMDLDIIPKPRTFLHSMENIRLIFGCQISKERFAVLWERMNVSVKFGTGMRRLQFFLSFRQKQYKFDLWYENIWQIELRCPRGQNAKHLLIQLYGAPRIYEKDIRSSGNILEDPLFNFFKDAPDDQWIRATDFTPSCSIGQSSALCLELPHGIKLPNFQENFPYYRRTEGNFTLFADIGFSSSLDLVPIVSPPGGIDLPYTIVFMVNRLVQHGCLPGSRLDTSFYRLVDPRRINILFIEHALEKLFNLKECNYEPSNWLSEEYKKYLRSTRPPISPAISLDTGLVYVRRVQITPCKVYFCGPEVNVSNRVLRNYPKDIDNFLRISFVDEELEKIYSTDLSPRTSSGNEDRRTGIYRRILSTLQNGLVIGDKKFEFLAFSSSQLRENSAWMFASRYGLTAADIRTWMGDFRQIKNVAKYAARLGQSFSSSTETLSVGGHEIEKIPDVEVKRGGHTYVFSDGIGKMSAEFARKVAKKCGHKAFVPSALQIRYGGYKGVVAVDPTSSKKLSLRKSMLKYESTNTKLDVLAYSKYQPCFLNRQLITLLSTLGVPDAVFERKQREAVAQLDAILTDPLSAMEALELMHPGETTNILKEMLRCGYKPDSEPFLSMMLQTFRASKLLDLRIKTRIFVQNGRSMMGCLDETRTLEYGQVFVQFSGANRGQLHSGSHMSGGNRQEQRCIVQRNVFVAKNPCLHPGDVRVLRAVDVPPLHHMVDCVVFPQKGSRPHPNECSGSDLDGDVYFVCWDRELIPPQQIPPMDYTPEPCKQLDHDVTIEEVEEYFTNYIVNDSLGIIANAHTVFADKEHLKAMSEPCLELAQKFSIAVDFPKTGVPAEIPSHLHVKEYPDFMEKPDKPTYESPNVIGKLFREVKDIAPNTSSIRSFTLEVARKSYDPDMEVDGFEDYIDDAFYHKSNYDYVLGNHMDYYGIRTEAEILGGNIMQMSKSFTKRRDAEAIGMAVRSLRKEARSWFNESGSGVDSDADDDVYAKASAWYYVTYHPSYWGTYNEGMERDHFLSFAWCIYDKLIQIKKRKLASRRASRLSYYEQDDFSNGLDDEFNHGLSLS from the exons ATGGGTAAAACAGTTCAGGTGTACGGATTCCCTTCTACGGTTTCTGCGGACTCAGTTAAAGGATTTCTGGAATTACGTACAGGCGAAGGAACTGTCATTGCTATTAAAATTCGGCACAGTAAAAAGGGAGGTTCCAGAGTTTATGCTATTGTCCAATTCACCACCACCAAAGATGCTGAGCATATTATTTCGCTTGCTGCCAGTCGCCTGTGGTATGGGAATTCATATCTGAAGGCTCGATTCATGGATCTTGATATCATACCAAAGCCAAGGACGTTTTTGCACAGTATGGAAAACATAAGGCTGATATTTGGCTGTCAGATTTCAAAAGAAAGGTTTGCAGTTCTGTGGGAGCGGATGAATGTTTCTGTGAAGTTTGGGACTGGTATGAGAAGATTACAGTTTTTCCTGTCTTTTCGTCAGAAGCAGTACAAATTTGATCTTTGGTATGAGAACATTTGGCAGATTGAGCTACGTTGTCCTCGAGGTCAAAATGCAAAGCATCTTCTAATTCAG CTATATGGGGCTCCTCGGATTTATGAAAAAGATATACGCTCTTCAGGCAACATACTTGAAGATCCTCTTTTCAACTTTTTCAAGGATGCCCCTGATGACCAATGGATCAGGGCAACTGATTTCACTCCGTCATGCTCTATTGGGCAGTCATCTGCATTATGTTTGGAGCTTCCTCATGGTATCAAGCTTCCAAATTTTCAGGAGAACTTTCCATATTACAGAAGAACTGAAGGAAATTTTACTCTGTTTGCTGACATTGGTTTTTCTTCTAGTCTGGATCTTGTACCCATTGTAAGTCCTCCTGGTGGCATTGACTTGCCATACACGATCGTATTTATGGTTAATAGGTTAGTTCAACATGGGTGCCTTCCTGGGTCAAGACTTGATACGAGTTTCTACCGGCTGGTTGATCCACGCAGAATAAACATTCTCTTCATAGAGCATGCTCTTGAGAAACTGTTTAACTTGAAAGAATGTAACTACGAACCCTCCAACTGGCTCTCTGAGGAGTATAAGAAATACCTCAGATCCACGCGTCCTCCCATATCACCTGCTATATCGTTGGATACTGGTTTGGTATATGTACGAAGGGTTCAAATAACTCCTTGTAAAGTGTATTTCTGTGGGCCAGAAGTCAATGTCTCAAATCGAGTGCTACGCAATTACCCTAAAGATATTGATAATTTTCTTCGTATTTCTTTTGTTGATGAAGAACTGGAAAAAATTTATTCGACAGATTTGTCCCCACGTACATCTTCTGGAAATGAGGATAGGAGAACTGGGATTTACAGAAGGATACTTTCCACTCTTCAGAATGGTCTGGTTATTGGTGATAAAAAGTTTGAATTTCTTGCCTTTTCATCAAGTCAATTGCGGGAAAATTCTGCATGGATGTTTGCTTCTAGATATGGGTTAACTGCTGCAGATATAAGAACTTGGATGGGTGATTTTCGTCAAATAAAAAATGTGGCTAAATATGCTGCAAGATTGGGCCAATCATTCAGCTCATCAACTGAAACCCTTAGTGTTGGCGggcatgaaattgaaaaaattccTGACGTAGAGGTTAAAAGGGGTGGTCATACATATGTCTTTTCTGATGGAATTGGGAAAATGTCTGCTGAATTTGCTAGGAAAGTGGCCAAAAAATGCGGCCATAAAGCTTTTGTTCCGTCCGCTCTTCAGATTCGATATGGTGGATACAAGGGTGTTGTAGCTGTTGATCCAACATCATCGAAGAAACTTTCGCTGAGAAAGAGCATGTTGAAATATGAATCGACAAACACGAAACTGGATGTTCTGGCATATAGCAAGTATCAACCTTGTTTTCTGAATCGTCAATTGATCACCCTTCTCTCTACTCTTGGTGTTCCGGATGCTGTGTTtgagagaaaacaaagagaagcTGTAGCTCAACTGGATGCTATCCTAACAGATCCATTAAGTGCAATGGAGGCGCTGGAGTTGATGCATCCAGGAGAGACCACAAACATTCTTAAGGAAATGCTTCGATGTGGTTATAAGCCTGATAGTGAGCCATTCCTTTCCATGATGCTTCAAACATTCCGAGCATCAAAGTTGTTGGATTTGCGGATTAAAACAAGGATATTTGTTCAAAATGGAAGATCTATGATGGGTTGTCTGGATGAAACCAGAACCTTGGAATATGGCCAGGTGTTTGTACAATTTTCTGGTGCTAACCGTGGGCAGTTACACAGCGGTTCCCACATGTCTGGTGGTAACAGACAGGAGCAGCGTTGTATTGTTCAGCGTAATGTGTTTGTTGCTAAAAATCCATGTTTGCATCCAGGTGATGTACGTGTTCTAAGGGCTGTGGATGTACCACCTTTGCACCATATGGTTGATTGTGTTGTTTTTCCACAGAAAGGATCGAG ACCTCACCCAAATGAATGTTCGGGAAGTGATTTAGATGGAGATGTCTACTTTGTCTGTTGGGATCGTGAATTAATTCCACCTCAGCAAATTCCACCCATGGATTATACCCCCGAACCTTGCAAGCAGTTGGATCATGATGTTACGATTGAG GAAGTAGAGGAGTATTTCACCAACTACATAGTCAATGACAGCTTGGGAATTATTGCAAATGCCCACACAGTCTTTGCTGATAAAGAGCACTTGAAAGCAATGAGTGAACCTTGTCTAGAGCTTGCACAGAAGTTTTCAATTGCAGTTGACTTCCCAAAAACTGGTGTACCGGCAGAAATTCCTTCTCATCTACATGTCAAAGAATACCCAGATTTCATGGAAAAGCCTGACAAACCCACCTACGAATCACCCAATGTAATTGGGAAGCTTTTCCGAGAAGTGAAAGACATTGCACCGAATACAAGTTCCATCAGATCCTTCACTCTTGAAGTGGCTAGGAAGTCTTATGACCCTGACATGGAAGTTGATGGCTTTGAAGattacattgatgatgctttttaCCACAAAAGCAATTATGACTACGTGTTGGGAAATCATATGGACTATTATGGGATAAGGACTGAAGCTGAAATACTTGGAGGCAATATAATGCAAATGTCAAAATCTTTCACCAAGAGAAGGGATGCAGAAGCAATTGGTATGGCTGTTAGGTCGTTGAGAAAAGAGGCTCGGTCCTGGTTCAATGAGAGTGGAAGTGGCGTAGATTctgatgctgatgatgatgTATATGCAAAAGCCTCAGCTTGGTACTATGTCACCTATCACCCTAGTTATTGGGGTACCTATAATGAGGGAATGGAGCGAGATCATTTTCTCAGCTTCGCATGGTGTATTTAcgacaaactgatccagatcaAGAAGCGAAAACTCGCAAGTAGAAGGGCTTCACGTCTGTCATATTATGAGCAAGATGACTTTTCGAATGGCTTAGACGACGAGTTTAATCATGGACTAAGTTTGAGCTGA
- the LOC120012982 gene encoding probable RNA-dependent RNA polymerase 1 isoform X2: MDLDIIPKPRTFLHSMENIRLIFGCQISKERFAVLWERMNVSVKFGTGMRRLQFFLSFRQKQYKFDLWYENIWQIELRCPRGQNAKHLLIQLYGAPRIYEKDIRSSGNILEDPLFNFFKDAPDDQWIRATDFTPSCSIGQSSALCLELPHGIKLPNFQENFPYYRRTEGNFTLFADIGFSSSLDLVPIVSPPGGIDLPYTIVFMVNRLVQHGCLPGSRLDTSFYRLVDPRRINILFIEHALEKLFNLKECNYEPSNWLSEEYKKYLRSTRPPISPAISLDTGLVYVRRVQITPCKVYFCGPEVNVSNRVLRNYPKDIDNFLRISFVDEELEKIYSTDLSPRTSSGNEDRRTGIYRRILSTLQNGLVIGDKKFEFLAFSSSQLRENSAWMFASRYGLTAADIRTWMGDFRQIKNVAKYAARLGQSFSSSTETLSVGGHEIEKIPDVEVKRGGHTYVFSDGIGKMSAEFARKVAKKCGHKAFVPSALQIRYGGYKGVVAVDPTSSKKLSLRKSMLKYESTNTKLDVLAYSKYQPCFLNRQLITLLSTLGVPDAVFERKQREAVAQLDAILTDPLSAMEALELMHPGETTNILKEMLRCGYKPDSEPFLSMMLQTFRASKLLDLRIKTRIFVQNGRSMMGCLDETRTLEYGQVFVQFSGANRGQLHSGSHMSGGNRQEQRCIVQRNVFVAKNPCLHPGDVRVLRAVDVPPLHHMVDCVVFPQKGSRPHPNECSGSDLDGDVYFVCWDRELIPPQQIPPMDYTPEPCKQLDHDVTIEEVEEYFTNYIVNDSLGIIANAHTVFADKEHLKAMSEPCLELAQKFSIAVDFPKTGVPAEIPSHLHVKEYPDFMEKPDKPTYESPNVIGKLFREVKDIAPNTSSIRSFTLEVARKSYDPDMEVDGFEDYIDDAFYHKSNYDYVLGNHMDYYGIRTEAEILGGNIMQMSKSFTKRRDAEAIGMAVRSLRKEARSWFNESGSGVDSDADDDVYAKASAWYYVTYHPSYWGTYNEGMERDHFLSFAWCIYDKLIQIKKRKLASRRASRLSYYEQDDFSNGLDDEFNHGLSLS; this comes from the exons ATGGATCTTGATATCATACCAAAGCCAAGGACGTTTTTGCACAGTATGGAAAACATAAGGCTGATATTTGGCTGTCAGATTTCAAAAGAAAGGTTTGCAGTTCTGTGGGAGCGGATGAATGTTTCTGTGAAGTTTGGGACTGGTATGAGAAGATTACAGTTTTTCCTGTCTTTTCGTCAGAAGCAGTACAAATTTGATCTTTGGTATGAGAACATTTGGCAGATTGAGCTACGTTGTCCTCGAGGTCAAAATGCAAAGCATCTTCTAATTCAG CTATATGGGGCTCCTCGGATTTATGAAAAAGATATACGCTCTTCAGGCAACATACTTGAAGATCCTCTTTTCAACTTTTTCAAGGATGCCCCTGATGACCAATGGATCAGGGCAACTGATTTCACTCCGTCATGCTCTATTGGGCAGTCATCTGCATTATGTTTGGAGCTTCCTCATGGTATCAAGCTTCCAAATTTTCAGGAGAACTTTCCATATTACAGAAGAACTGAAGGAAATTTTACTCTGTTTGCTGACATTGGTTTTTCTTCTAGTCTGGATCTTGTACCCATTGTAAGTCCTCCTGGTGGCATTGACTTGCCATACACGATCGTATTTATGGTTAATAGGTTAGTTCAACATGGGTGCCTTCCTGGGTCAAGACTTGATACGAGTTTCTACCGGCTGGTTGATCCACGCAGAATAAACATTCTCTTCATAGAGCATGCTCTTGAGAAACTGTTTAACTTGAAAGAATGTAACTACGAACCCTCCAACTGGCTCTCTGAGGAGTATAAGAAATACCTCAGATCCACGCGTCCTCCCATATCACCTGCTATATCGTTGGATACTGGTTTGGTATATGTACGAAGGGTTCAAATAACTCCTTGTAAAGTGTATTTCTGTGGGCCAGAAGTCAATGTCTCAAATCGAGTGCTACGCAATTACCCTAAAGATATTGATAATTTTCTTCGTATTTCTTTTGTTGATGAAGAACTGGAAAAAATTTATTCGACAGATTTGTCCCCACGTACATCTTCTGGAAATGAGGATAGGAGAACTGGGATTTACAGAAGGATACTTTCCACTCTTCAGAATGGTCTGGTTATTGGTGATAAAAAGTTTGAATTTCTTGCCTTTTCATCAAGTCAATTGCGGGAAAATTCTGCATGGATGTTTGCTTCTAGATATGGGTTAACTGCTGCAGATATAAGAACTTGGATGGGTGATTTTCGTCAAATAAAAAATGTGGCTAAATATGCTGCAAGATTGGGCCAATCATTCAGCTCATCAACTGAAACCCTTAGTGTTGGCGggcatgaaattgaaaaaattccTGACGTAGAGGTTAAAAGGGGTGGTCATACATATGTCTTTTCTGATGGAATTGGGAAAATGTCTGCTGAATTTGCTAGGAAAGTGGCCAAAAAATGCGGCCATAAAGCTTTTGTTCCGTCCGCTCTTCAGATTCGATATGGTGGATACAAGGGTGTTGTAGCTGTTGATCCAACATCATCGAAGAAACTTTCGCTGAGAAAGAGCATGTTGAAATATGAATCGACAAACACGAAACTGGATGTTCTGGCATATAGCAAGTATCAACCTTGTTTTCTGAATCGTCAATTGATCACCCTTCTCTCTACTCTTGGTGTTCCGGATGCTGTGTTtgagagaaaacaaagagaagcTGTAGCTCAACTGGATGCTATCCTAACAGATCCATTAAGTGCAATGGAGGCGCTGGAGTTGATGCATCCAGGAGAGACCACAAACATTCTTAAGGAAATGCTTCGATGTGGTTATAAGCCTGATAGTGAGCCATTCCTTTCCATGATGCTTCAAACATTCCGAGCATCAAAGTTGTTGGATTTGCGGATTAAAACAAGGATATTTGTTCAAAATGGAAGATCTATGATGGGTTGTCTGGATGAAACCAGAACCTTGGAATATGGCCAGGTGTTTGTACAATTTTCTGGTGCTAACCGTGGGCAGTTACACAGCGGTTCCCACATGTCTGGTGGTAACAGACAGGAGCAGCGTTGTATTGTTCAGCGTAATGTGTTTGTTGCTAAAAATCCATGTTTGCATCCAGGTGATGTACGTGTTCTAAGGGCTGTGGATGTACCACCTTTGCACCATATGGTTGATTGTGTTGTTTTTCCACAGAAAGGATCGAG ACCTCACCCAAATGAATGTTCGGGAAGTGATTTAGATGGAGATGTCTACTTTGTCTGTTGGGATCGTGAATTAATTCCACCTCAGCAAATTCCACCCATGGATTATACCCCCGAACCTTGCAAGCAGTTGGATCATGATGTTACGATTGAG GAAGTAGAGGAGTATTTCACCAACTACATAGTCAATGACAGCTTGGGAATTATTGCAAATGCCCACACAGTCTTTGCTGATAAAGAGCACTTGAAAGCAATGAGTGAACCTTGTCTAGAGCTTGCACAGAAGTTTTCAATTGCAGTTGACTTCCCAAAAACTGGTGTACCGGCAGAAATTCCTTCTCATCTACATGTCAAAGAATACCCAGATTTCATGGAAAAGCCTGACAAACCCACCTACGAATCACCCAATGTAATTGGGAAGCTTTTCCGAGAAGTGAAAGACATTGCACCGAATACAAGTTCCATCAGATCCTTCACTCTTGAAGTGGCTAGGAAGTCTTATGACCCTGACATGGAAGTTGATGGCTTTGAAGattacattgatgatgctttttaCCACAAAAGCAATTATGACTACGTGTTGGGAAATCATATGGACTATTATGGGATAAGGACTGAAGCTGAAATACTTGGAGGCAATATAATGCAAATGTCAAAATCTTTCACCAAGAGAAGGGATGCAGAAGCAATTGGTATGGCTGTTAGGTCGTTGAGAAAAGAGGCTCGGTCCTGGTTCAATGAGAGTGGAAGTGGCGTAGATTctgatgctgatgatgatgTATATGCAAAAGCCTCAGCTTGGTACTATGTCACCTATCACCCTAGTTATTGGGGTACCTATAATGAGGGAATGGAGCGAGATCATTTTCTCAGCTTCGCATGGTGTATTTAcgacaaactgatccagatcaAGAAGCGAAAACTCGCAAGTAGAAGGGCTTCACGTCTGTCATATTATGAGCAAGATGACTTTTCGAATGGCTTAGACGACGAGTTTAATCATGGACTAAGTTTGAGCTGA
- the LOC120013953 gene encoding uncharacterized protein LOC120013953 isoform X1, with amino-acid sequence MLLSSSPSPSLFLSKSNDTTSYNFSSPTTITIISKLSKPINLSSISQRASMSTNVCRARRRVRYEDAEGEGEGEGEEYGHNKEIALLEMYSQSATKEALLVQALVDKQEVEVLIFRGFSSCLTYGTSPDPSRSVIPERAVIKCIDRIKGPFDPSNVEYLEKDLSWDVFKNRVV; translated from the exons ATGCTCTTATCCTCCTCACCATCTCCATCACTTTTTCTCTCAAAGTCAAATGACACCACCAGTTACAATTTTTCTTCTCCAACGACTATCACCATCATCTCCAAACTGTCAAAACCTATAAACCTCAGTAGCATCTCCCAGAGAGCCTCCATGAGCACCAATGTTTGTCGTGCCAGACGACGAGTGCGATACGAGGATgctgaaggagaaggagaaggagaaggagaagagtaTGGGCATAACAAGGAGATTGCGTTGTTGGAAATGTATAGTCAATCAGCAACAAAAGAAGCACTTCTTGTGCAAGCATTAGTGGATAAGCAAGAAGTGGAAGTACTTATCTTCAGG GGGTTTTCTTCATGCTTGACATATGGTACATCTCCAGACCCATCAAGAAGTGTAATTCCAGAAAGAGCAGTGATCAAGTGCATAGACAGAATCAAAGGACCTTTTGATCCTTCTAATGTTGAGTATCTTGAAAAAGACCTTTCTTGGGATGTCTTCAAGAACCGTGTAGTTTGA
- the LOC120013953 gene encoding uncharacterized protein LOC120013953 isoform X2 has translation MLLSSSPSPSLFLSKSNDTTSYNFSSPTTITIISKLSKPINLSSISQRASMSTNVCRARRRVRYEDAEGEGEGEGEEYGHNKEIALLEMYSQSATKEALLVQALVDKQEVEVLIFRTHQEV, from the exons ATGCTCTTATCCTCCTCACCATCTCCATCACTTTTTCTCTCAAAGTCAAATGACACCACCAGTTACAATTTTTCTTCTCCAACGACTATCACCATCATCTCCAAACTGTCAAAACCTATAAACCTCAGTAGCATCTCCCAGAGAGCCTCCATGAGCACCAATGTTTGTCGTGCCAGACGACGAGTGCGATACGAGGATgctgaaggagaaggagaaggagaaggagaagagtaTGGGCATAACAAGGAGATTGCGTTGTTGGAAATGTATAGTCAATCAGCAACAAAAGAAGCACTTCTTGTGCAAGCATTAGTGGATAAGCAAGAAGTGGAAGTACTTATCTTCAGG ACCCATCAAGAAGTGTAA